From the genome of Cystobacter fuscus DSM 2262:
GACACTCCCGTTCCCATAGCGGGTGGCGAACTGGAGGATCCCTGGATGTTCGTGGAAGGCAAGCCGGTGCCAGACCCTGGTCCTCTCAAGACCAAACCTTTCCACCATGGAGAAGAGCGCACGTTTACGGTAGCCAATGCAGACCGCACACCCATTGCAAACGAGCAAGTCGCTCGTGCCTTCCGTGAGCTTGCACCTGACGACGTGCAATTGTTCCCGGTCGAAGTCGAGGGTACGCCCGAGCGGTACTACATCGTAAACGCGACCAGGAGTTTCAAGTGCGTTGACGAAAAGAACTCTCGAGAGGTCCAGGTATACCCTTCAGATGGCGCCGTGCCCGAGCGGGTGGGGGAGTACCGCTCGATCTCCGGTCTACGGATAGACACCTCGAAGATCGAGAATGCGCGTGTCTTCCGCCCGATGGGTTGGGAAGTAGCCCTCATCGTTTCCGAGGAGCTCAAGGCGAGGATTGAGCGAATTGGCAATACAGGAGTGTACTTCAATCGTGTAACGGGGCCTCACGCGTCGAACGAGGGCTGAGGTGGAACGTCATTTCCCCGGCAACACCCGCGGAGAGAGGGGGCTCGCGGGGTGCCAGCTTCAGATGAACGAAAGGGCCGCACTTACGTGACCAGCCCTT
Proteins encoded in this window:
- a CDS encoding imm11 family protein, coding for MERNFYVVEIGDVPQWCLDTPVPIAGGELEDPWMFVEGKPVPDPGPLKTKPFHHGEERTFTVANADRTPIANEQVARAFRELAPDDVQLFPVEVEGTPERYYIVNATRSFKCVDEKNSREVQVYPSDGAVPERVGEYRSISGLRIDTSKIENARVFRPMGWEVALIVSEELKARIERIGNTGVYFNRVTGPHASNEG